The genomic interval acaaCGGGTGTCTGAGAACGACGACCCTACTAATCCCGGGATGCAAAGCATGCATGTAAATTAAAGTCAATAAAACCATTCACAAGAAGCTCTTGACTCTTATCAGGATTTGAAAAGTTATTGTTCCATTAATGCAGAAGATCAGactcatatatattacaaatttgtcatttgaaaaagaaaaaaacagtttAGATGTGAGAGAACTGggttgaattttcttttcattgtaCGTTATGTAAATGAAAGAGGGAGCATTACAGTTATCAACTAATAACTAATCATATTGCAGTACGTACTCATATAACTATCAAGCACGACTTTTATATACACTTAATTTACTGGTCATTCAATAGATGTTctctattttatctttataaacaAGCTCAGGGGCTACCCCTGCATTCAAGGGGTATTTCCAGCCATGAATCATCCAAAAATGGAGCTGAAGGTTCCGACTCAGTGGGCCACTCAGAACTAACATCTATTTCATCAAAGATAATGGGTTTACATTTTCCATCTCTACTTCGACAAATGGCTTGCAACCAAAGATTGCAGTGCACAAAAACCATATCATTGAATTTTTCCAGCTCCACTCTGCTCCGTTTCTTGGTATGTATGCTCTCAAAAGTGCTCCAGTTCCATCTACACCAATGGGAACTGCAAGGTTGGCTCAGTATCCGTATTGCAGCTTTCTGGAGTGTGGGGATCTCATAACCATATCCTGCCCACCAATCACCTAAGAATCCAGGATGGCGAGTTAGATACACGTGTAATTTTGTTAAAACACGCACACAGTGACAGGGGAAAACCCAGATGGAAGTGGGAGAGCAATTAATTTCTCAGACGATGAGATTTGTAACAGTAACTGCGGCTTACACGTACCTGGGGAGTTCAGTATCCTTCCCATGATTGCAAAATCAGTCCCAAGAGCACCTTGCGCATTGATGTATATGGGATGTTCTTTAGTGATTTCCATTTTATCTTTATCCGTTGTAGCCATCTTTAACATAGCTTCTTGAAACCCATTCCTCATCCGCAGATCAATCTTAAAGTTTGGATTGTAGAAAATAGAAGGATTAAGGAACGCTGCTGCAGCATGTAAGGAAGAGTGAAGCTGCATGTTCCATCTTCGATCAATTATATCCCAAATTGGCATGTAATTCTCTTCACAACCCTTATAATATGTCTTGATTGCAACCTTCACCCTCTCTAACCCTTCGTATATATACCCCATAGCCGGCATGTCCCCTTCAACAATCCGTAAGATTTTAACTAGTGGTTCAGAAACACTTACAGCTTCATGTGCATACTTCCAAAATCTATCTAAATTCAACAAGGACTTCATGGCTTGTGCATCGAGACCTTTACTATATATGGAGGACAACCAATCAGTATGAGAAAACATGTGCTTCAAATTGTCCTCCTGGATCACAATGGACCTCAAGGAGAGAAAATTAGTCACAAATCTGGTCATTCTTGGCCTGATCAACTCCCTTCCGCAGGTGAATTTTTTCATCATATTCAAAGTCCATGCATTACTATAAATATACCTTGTGATGCTCTTTGCCTCCTCCAATACTGTAGCCACCCACTCTTGTTTACCAATATCTTCTAGCATCTTATCTACACAATAGGAAGCACAAGGAGACCAAAACAATGAATTGTACTTGGACATAAGAAGTCTTCCTGCATAAACATAACTGGCTGTGGCATCGGTTATAACTTGAACTACATTTTCTACACCAATTTCAAAAACCACGGACTCAAGCAGCTCGAACAAGTAAGCAGCATCATCTTCACGACCTGATACATCAACAGACTTCAAAAATAGAGCCCCCTTTGGGCATGTAATTGAAAACACTGCAAGTGATTTTGTCCTTCCATCAGACCAGCTATCACACAAGATTGTGCAGCCTGTTTCTTTCCATTCATCTCTATATTTCTTGTAACATTCATGTATATCACCTTTCACTTTCTCCAAAAGAGTAGATCTCAGTTTTTCAGAACTTGGGGCTTTGTAGCCAACCCCACACTCCCCTATAGCATTTACCATTTCCTGATAATACATGGATTTAGCAGCACTGAAAGGAATAGAAttgtggaagaaaaaaacaGCAACCTTTTTATCGGCGTCATCCTGTTTTTGCTTCTGAGCATCATCTACTGCTGGCTGTCCACTGGGTGAAGGGTGTGGGAATAACAAAGACGGACAGGAGCTTCCATTCTGCTCGCTAGATTCATGGTTAGGATGGAAGCCACCACTAGC from Juglans regia cultivar Chandler chromosome 2, Walnut 2.0, whole genome shotgun sequence carries:
- the LOC109011258 gene encoding uncharacterized protein LOC109011258 — encoded protein: MVRGRDACWEHCVLVDATRQKVRCNYCQREFSGGVYRMKFHLAQIKNKDIVPCSEVPADVRDHIQSILSTPKKQKTPKKTKVDRAAAANGQQNSSSASGGFHPNHESSEQNGSSCPSLLFPHPSPSGQPAVDDAQKQKQDDADKKVAVFFFHNSIPFSAAKSMYYQEMVNAIGECGVGYKAPSSEKLRSTLLEKVKGDIHECYKKYRDEWKETGCTILCDSWSDGRTKSLAVFSITCPKGALFLKSVDVSGREDDAAYLFELLESVVFEIGVENVVQVITDATASYVYAGRLLMSKYNSLFWSPCASYCVDKMLEDIGKQEWVATVLEEAKSITRYIYSNAWTLNMMKKFTCGRELIRPRMTRFVTNFLSLRSIVIQEDNLKHMFSHTDWLSSIYSKGLDAQAMKSLLNLDRFWKYAHEAVSVSEPLVKILRIVEGDMPAMGYIYEGLERVKVAIKTYYKGCEENYMPIWDIIDRRWNMQLHSSLHAAAAFLNPSIFYNPNFKIDLRMRNGFQEAMLKMATTDKDKMEITKEHPIYINAQGALGTDFAIMGRILNSPGDWWAGYGYEIPTLQKAAIRILSQPCSSHWCRWNWSTFESIHTKKRSRVELEKFNDMVFVHCNLWLQAICRSRDGKCKPIIFDEIDVSSEWPTESEPSAPFLDDSWLEIPLECRGSP